The following are encoded in a window of Butyrivibrio sp. AE3004 genomic DNA:
- a CDS encoding protein kinase domain-containing protein, translating to MDIQNLCPNCMRELKPGDKFCQYCGYQKGSEEARSPHVLKPFTILQGKYLVGNVLGEGGFGISYIGFDLNLEIRIAIKEFYPNGFVTREADIRSTVTNYTTADHSQYEKWKDSFVREARSLAKFSDLPGIVHVRDYFQENNTAYITMDFISGETLKEHLKKCGGKMSVDATMSMMLPVIQSLARVHEAHIIHRDISPDNIMVDDHGNIRLIDFGAARDFGGADEKSLSVLLKPGFAPEEQYRSKGNQGPWTDVYALCATIYRCITGEKPPESMERMRADTIRKPSSYGIRISASQEAALMAGLEVFAENRIQSMGELEAKMYGRTSYSASGNELGTIPDARSEVAFNNSANTQYGDDSVMRPLSGNNMQNYESSVKPANGIKGSNGVLIGVIAALGVAIVALIGFIVFSNMKNGSGSDSDDMNYASRDNAPDYSDMQAEPVKEQTVETSDDVVSEEAAEETDKATAEVMQEDNPVTEEVAQQNSEVTEEVATETEEVSDEFYDESDEAAEEISSIEDEYILYEADSRIYPKSLFESMTDEELRLARNEIYARHGRTFNSEDLQEYFNSKSWYRPEYTPEEFDSMQEYIFNDYEKANRNMIKEVESSRK from the coding sequence ATGGATATACAAAATCTGTGTCCCAACTGCATGAGAGAATTAAAACCGGGGGATAAATTCTGCCAGTACTGTGGCTATCAGAAAGGCTCTGAAGAGGCAAGGTCACCGCATGTACTAAAGCCTTTCACTATCCTCCAGGGTAAATACCTTGTCGGAAATGTATTGGGTGAGGGCGGCTTTGGTATAAGCTATATCGGCTTTGACTTAAATCTTGAGATCAGGATAGCTATAAAAGAATTCTACCCGAACGGATTTGTTACCAGAGAGGCTGATATCAGGAGTACCGTTACCAATTATACAACCGCTGATCACAGCCAGTATGAAAAATGGAAAGACAGCTTTGTTCGTGAAGCTAGAAGTCTTGCCAAGTTTTCTGATCTTCCCGGAATAGTACATGTCAGGGACTATTTTCAGGAAAATAATACTGCATATATCACCATGGATTTCATCTCCGGAGAGACTCTGAAGGAACATCTGAAAAAATGCGGTGGAAAGATGTCTGTGGATGCGACGATGTCTATGATGCTGCCGGTGATACAATCGCTTGCCAGAGTGCATGAGGCGCATATAATCCACAGGGATATCAGTCCGGATAATATTATGGTTGATGACCACGGTAATATCCGGCTTATAGATTTCGGAGCTGCAAGAGACTTCGGAGGAGCAGACGAGAAGAGTTTGTCTGTTTTATTAAAACCCGGATTTGCTCCTGAGGAGCAGTACAGATCTAAGGGCAATCAGGGGCCCTGGACTGATGTATATGCTCTTTGTGCAACAATCTACAGATGTATTACGGGAGAGAAACCTCCGGAATCCATGGAGAGGATGCGTGCGGATACGATTAGAAAGCCATCTTCCTATGGAATTCGGATAAGCGCTTCGCAGGAAGCTGCGCTTATGGCGGGGCTTGAAGTCTTTGCGGAGAATCGAATACAGTCCATGGGAGAGTTGGAAGCAAAAATGTATGGTAGGACATCATATTCAGCATCCGGAAATGAATTGGGAACCATTCCGGATGCCCGGAGTGAAGTGGCATTCAATAATTCTGCAAATACGCAGTACGGTGATGATTCGGTTATGCGTCCCTTGTCTGGGAATAATATGCAGAACTATGAATCTTCCGTAAAACCGGCGAATGGAATAAAAGGCAGTAATGGTGTCCTGATAGGCGTTATAGCTGCACTTGGTGTAGCTATAGTTGCACTTATCGGATTTATTGTTTTCAGTAATATGAAAAACGGTTCCGGTTCAGACAGCGACGATATGAACTATGCAAGCCGTGATAATGCCCCCGATTATTCTGATATGCAGGCGGAGCCGGTTAAGGAGCAGACTGTAGAAACATCAGATGATGTAGTATCAGAAGAAGCTGCTGAAGAAACTGATAAAGCAACCGCTGAGGTGATGCAGGAAGATAATCCTGTAACTGAAGAAGTAGCCCAGCAGAACTCGGAAGTAACTGAAGAAGTTGCCACTGAAACAGAAGAAGTATCCGATGAGTTCTATGATGAAAGCGATGAAGCAGCAGAGGAAATCAGCTCCATTGAGGATGAGTATATTCTGTATGAGGCAGATTCAAGGATTTATCCCAAGTCTTTATTTGAGTCTATGACAGATGAGGAACTGCGCCTTGCGAGGAACGAAATCTATGCCAGACATGGCAGGACGTTTAACAGCGAAGATCTACAGGAATATTTTAATTCAAAATCCTGGTACAGACCTGAGTACACACCGGAGGAATTTGACTCGATGCAGGAATATATTTTCAATGATTATGAGAAAGCTAACAGAAATATGATCAAGGAAGTAGAGAGTAGCAGAAAGTAG
- a CDS encoding FHA domain-containing protein — protein sequence MKKTLRKNIIWLSVLCMLLFFSNTEVHAAENESVPEIHIDRYTVSDEEIKIYVNQNQSDSSWVSGDNTKVMFGSKELSTPNIQKFSDSPVKVTYKCLIDVSGSMSQDRIDTAKEIIKHIASAKRPEDNITITAMGNDIIRSDYLTDALEISDKVSGISVTREDTNLYYAIVEEIKELKTIDAVGVKRCLVIFSDGADDQATGITREEATKAVTDSHIPVFTVAMPKNKDKKGDQEMAKILGSFARISSGGVHYYTPDFAGSDLALIGEQIVNKLNNSLVFTEDIRELDTTEKAHELKITVKTAEGNAEDVINVAESDVKRIKEIQEELAPEPEPEPEPEPEPEIVEEQVVEPVAHMVVEPEEKLIFGMKPILFYIVLAAIIILIILIGVIIFLKTRDSATEYQTDNKGGDNNLGNTIGGVDDIGVTGGVSDLNGVTMPFEDSHATPTVGFDTKPAGKVYHITLTRMGKEVGDNGILKFDMSDKYTIGRSASKSKLAITNDSALSGLHCTMFVKNNRVYIKDEGTTNGTFVNGVPITGEFALVSGDTLILGSYEYRVTW from the coding sequence ATGAAGAAAACTTTGAGAAAAAACATTATCTGGCTAAGTGTATTGTGTATGCTTCTGTTTTTTTCGAATACAGAGGTCCATGCCGCTGAAAATGAATCGGTACCTGAAATTCATATCGACAGATACACTGTGAGTGATGAAGAGATAAAAATATATGTCAATCAGAATCAGAGCGATTCTTCTTGGGTATCCGGTGACAATACCAAGGTGATGTTCGGTTCCAAGGAACTCAGTACACCAAATATCCAGAAGTTTTCTGACAGTCCTGTGAAGGTCACATATAAATGTCTCATAGATGTATCGGGATCTATGAGTCAGGACAGGATTGATACTGCTAAAGAAATCATAAAACATATCGCGTCAGCCAAAAGACCTGAGGATAATATTACTATTACCGCCATGGGCAATGACATCATAAGGTCGGATTATCTGACAGATGCTCTTGAGATTTCTGATAAGGTATCCGGAATTAGTGTTACTAGGGAGGATACCAATCTTTACTACGCCATAGTGGAAGAAATTAAGGAACTAAAAACCATAGATGCTGTTGGAGTAAAAAGATGCCTTGTCATTTTCTCGGATGGTGCTGATGATCAGGCAACGGGCATAACCAGGGAAGAAGCAACAAAGGCAGTTACCGACAGTCATATACCTGTATTTACTGTCGCAATGCCTAAAAATAAGGACAAAAAAGGTGATCAGGAGATGGCCAAGATTCTGGGAAGTTTTGCGAGGATTTCTTCGGGTGGAGTACACTATTATACCCCAGATTTCGCAGGATCAGATCTTGCTCTAATAGGAGAACAGATTGTTAATAAACTAAATAATTCATTAGTTTTTACAGAGGATATAAGAGAACTGGATACAACGGAAAAGGCTCATGAACTAAAGATTACAGTCAAGACAGCAGAGGGAAATGCAGAGGATGTAATAAATGTTGCGGAGAGTGATGTCAAGAGAATCAAAGAGATCCAGGAAGAGTTGGCACCCGAGCCCGAGCCTGAACCCGAACCTGAACCTGAACCGGAGATAGTTGAGGAGCAGGTGGTAGAGCCTGTTGCGCATATGGTGGTGGAGCCTGAAGAGAAACTCATCTTTGGGATGAAACCTATACTCTTTTATATCGTTCTTGCTGCCATAATTATTCTTATCATATTAATTGGAGTTATTATCTTTCTTAAGACGAGAGATAGTGCGACCGAGTATCAGACCGATAATAAAGGTGGAGACAATAACCTCGGAAATACAATTGGTGGAGTAGATGATATAGGAGTTACGGGAGGCGTTTCGGATTTAAATGGAGTGACCATGCCGTTTGAGGATTCTCATGCTACTCCTACTGTGGGGTTTGACACTAAGCCGGCAGGCAAGGTTTATCACATCACTCTTACCAGGATGGGTAAGGAAGTAGGTGATAACGGTATACTGAAATTCGATATGAGCGACAAGTATACGATAGGACGAAGTGCATCCAAATCTAAACTTGCGATCACAAATGATTCTGCTCTTTCAGGACTTCATTGCACTATGTTCGTGAAGAATAACCGTGTTTACATAAAGGATGAAGGAACAACAAATGGTACATTTGTAAATGGCGTACCGATAACAGGCGAATTTGCACTTGTGAGTGGAGATACGTTGATCCTGGGTTCCTATGAGTACAGAGTAACCTGGTAA
- a CDS encoding glycoside hydrolase family 3 protein, whose product MEIEKFRFWQICICMLCITTLLLSGCAEVPDNNDLSKDALFEPVGSELDESVDDGDSRVEAEDVTVSGTSLPEVDSVVAEDSLDNDDVASFEKRDEDKSLEIIDESDNGLDISYTRNPEEVLASMSLKQKVAQLFFVTPEGLTGYQEVTVFGETSKEKYDEIPVGGLIYMAGNLKNPVQTKEMLNDTQDYVTKSTGIPIFLGLDEEGGRVLRVGSNPAFGVKKIDTMYEVAASGAESVKESASYIGNYLADLGFNTDFAPDADILTNKENTVIGDRAFSSDPKEVSVMAKTYAEGLHDAGIFSCYKHFPGHGDTKEDSHEGYAYSYKTMEELDECELIPFSAGINGYADFVMVAHISLPEVLGNNTPSTLSSEIVTDLLRKEMGYEGIIITDSLGMGAISDHYTAGESSVLALEAGCDMLLMGGDLNSSYKAVLTAVMDGRITEKRIDESVLRILRVKFSEKK is encoded by the coding sequence ATGGAAATTGAAAAGTTTCGGTTTTGGCAGATATGTATCTGTATGCTTTGTATTACTACACTTTTATTGTCAGGTTGTGCGGAAGTGCCAGATAATAATGATTTAAGTAAGGATGCCTTATTCGAACCTGTTGGAAGTGAACTTGATGAGAGCGTGGATGATGGTGATAGCAGAGTGGAAGCTGAAGATGTTACCGTTAGTGGTACGTCATTACCAGAAGTTGATAGTGTTGTAGCTGAAGATAGTTTAGACAACGATGATGTGGCTTCATTTGAGAAACGAGATGAAGATAAGTCTTTAGAAATCATTGATGAAAGCGATAATGGATTAGATATATCCTACACCAGGAATCCTGAAGAAGTACTTGCGTCTATGTCCTTAAAACAGAAGGTTGCACAGCTTTTTTTTGTAACCCCGGAGGGGTTGACTGGCTATCAGGAGGTTACTGTTTTTGGAGAGACTTCAAAGGAAAAATATGATGAAATTCCTGTTGGTGGACTTATATATATGGCAGGGAATCTTAAGAATCCCGTTCAGACAAAAGAAATGCTGAATGATACTCAGGATTATGTGACTAAAAGCACTGGAATTCCAATTTTTCTAGGACTCGATGAGGAAGGTGGAAGGGTTCTGCGTGTAGGAAGTAATCCGGCTTTCGGAGTAAAAAAAATAGACACAATGTATGAAGTAGCTGCTAGTGGTGCAGAAAGCGTGAAGGAGTCGGCTTCATATATCGGAAATTACCTTGCTGATCTGGGATTTAATACTGATTTTGCTCCGGATGCGGATATTCTTACCAATAAGGAAAATACTGTAATAGGTGACAGGGCTTTCAGTTCAGATCCGAAAGAGGTATCGGTTATGGCGAAAACCTATGCCGAGGGTTTGCACGATGCGGGTATTTTTTCCTGCTACAAGCATTTTCCTGGACATGGAGATACTAAGGAGGATTCCCATGAAGGGTATGCTTATTCTTATAAAACCATGGAGGAACTTGATGAGTGTGAGCTAATCCCATTCTCTGCTGGCATAAACGGATATGCTGATTTTGTGATGGTTGCGCATATATCACTTCCTGAAGTATTAGGAAACAATACGCCATCTACTCTCAGTTCTGAAATTGTGACAGATCTACTCAGAAAAGAGATGGGATATGAAGGAATCATAATTACTGATTCTTTGGGGATGGGTGCAATAAGTGATCATTATACAGCAGGGGAGTCATCAGTGCTTGCATTGGAGGCGGGCTGTGACATGCTCTTGATGGGTGGTGATCTGAACTCGTCTTATAAGGCTGTTCTTACCGCAGTTATGGATGGAAGAATCACAGAGAAGAGGATTGACGAGTCGGTACTGAGGATTCTCAGGGTGAAGTTTTCCGAAAAAAAATAA
- a CDS encoding LD-carboxypeptidase: protein MRTMDDILEDLEWALEDPDIKAIFCVRGGYGASEVADALPKDIISSSEKLIIGYSDITVYHSAWTYNGLPSILGCMSGTFNGLPEDCVEADEKILKGKMPSYTCTGSGVGKEGEAEGILIGGNLSTFTAVINSAYDCTKTGKPYILFFEDIGEDLQHIHRYLTILKHAGVLDGASGNCFLVNGQNFRKIWWTTLVETVVGSLNQLQT, encoded by the coding sequence ATGCGTACAATGGATGATATTCTGGAAGACCTGGAATGGGCACTTGAAGATCCGGATATAAAAGCAATCTTTTGTGTTCGTGGAGGGTATGGTGCTTCTGAAGTTGCAGATGCTCTGCCGAAGGATATTATCAGCTCATCAGAAAAGCTTATAATTGGTTACAGCGATATAACAGTTTACCATTCTGCATGGACTTATAACGGCCTTCCGTCAATACTTGGCTGCATGAGCGGAACATTTAACGGCCTTCCTGAGGATTGCGTGGAAGCTGACGAAAAGATATTAAAAGGGAAAATGCCGTCATATACATGTACAGGCTCCGGAGTGGGAAAGGAAGGAGAGGCAGAAGGGATACTTATAGGAGGAAATCTGTCCACTTTTACAGCTGTGATAAATTCAGCTTATGACTGCACAAAGACGGGAAAACCATATATTCTTTTCTTTGAGGATATTGGTGAGGATCTGCAGCATATACATAGGTACCTTACCATATTGAAGCATGCAGGTGTTCTCGACGGTGCTTCGGGCAATTGTTTTTTGGTGAATGGACAGAACTTCCGGAAGATCTGGTGGACTACCTTGGTAGAAACCGTGGTGGGAAGTTTGAATCAATTGCAGACATGA
- a CDS encoding zinc-ribbon domain-containing protein, translating into MQCIYCGKEISDNSKFCTKCGKELKPKTRVWPNASDEKTANTQMGQYSAGMGTNPIPDLNSMQGSQRVQNQIQSKMIIAIGIGTALLIALILAVIVSGSRRNANKAVLTQDDTALMTEENIKDSMADGNIKDSVVTENSVVNENDADAAPVEQSTSKQSEDESKSEDFGKGVAVEQELVSSNDSSEFKISYISIIENEYQKYLAGAPDDYEYNMETIDGYCLYDIDKDGIPELFIRYGHDEASYHGVVYTYRDGALKVVENSLPLGHTYLESDPGENGVLLCFGHMGYGGITRAVLKGEMLEYEELLNEDLNEKIEKGEDVSYTEPDELVPGAYYLEEYSADNILPIKIYSESSNELSLSTGEDFPFYGVYVAAFNDIEKAQVVMNELLSIGFDSCIVVSSKWDNLNSDTYYCVAAGKCLYESDANELLKRVRASGYSDAYVKYSGELR; encoded by the coding sequence ATGCAATGTATTTACTGCGGAAAAGAAATCAGTGACAATTCAAAATTTTGTACTAAGTGCGGAAAAGAGCTAAAGCCTAAAACTCGGGTGTGGCCAAATGCATCTGATGAAAAAACGGCTAACACTCAAATGGGACAATACTCTGCCGGTATGGGAACAAATCCTATACCCGACTTAAATTCTATGCAAGGTTCTCAAAGGGTTCAGAATCAGATTCAATCAAAAATGATAATAGCCATAGGAATAGGTACTGCCCTGTTAATAGCCCTTATTTTGGCAGTGATAGTAAGTGGGAGCAGGAGAAATGCAAATAAGGCAGTGCTGACGCAGGATGATACTGCTCTTATGACAGAAGAAAACATTAAGGATTCTATGGCAGATGGGAATATAAAGGATTCTGTAGTAACAGAGAATTCTGTTGTGAATGAAAATGATGCCGATGCAGCACCGGTAGAACAGTCTACTTCCAAACAGAGTGAGGATGAAAGCAAGTCAGAAGATTTCGGTAAAGGTGTAGCCGTGGAGCAGGAACTTGTTAGCAGTAATGATAGTTCAGAGTTTAAAATCAGTTACATTAGCATAATTGAGAATGAATATCAGAAATATCTTGCGGGGGCACCTGATGACTACGAGTACAACATGGAAACCATTGATGGCTATTGTTTATATGATATAGACAAGGATGGCATTCCCGAGCTCTTTATCAGATATGGACATGATGAGGCGTCATATCACGGCGTAGTGTATACATATAGGGATGGAGCATTAAAAGTGGTAGAGAACAGTCTTCCACTCGGGCATACCTATCTTGAATCAGATCCGGGAGAAAATGGTGTGCTTTTATGTTTTGGACATATGGGATATGGAGGTATCACCAGAGCTGTGCTAAAAGGTGAGATGCTTGAATATGAGGAGCTGCTAAATGAGGATTTAAATGAAAAGATTGAAAAGGGAGAGGATGTTTCATACACAGAACCAGATGAACTAGTTCCTGGAGCGTATTATCTAGAGGAGTATAGCGCTGATAACATTTTACCCATAAAAATATATTCTGAATCATCGAATGAATTATCATTGTCTACTGGTGAAGATTTTCCTTTTTATGGTGTCTATGTTGCTGCATTCAATGATATTGAAAAAGCACAAGTGGTTATGAATGAGCTGCTATCTATTGGTTTTGACTCCTGCATTGTGGTTTCTTCTAAATGGGACAATCTAAATTCGGATACATATTATTGTGTGGCTGCTGGAAAATGTTTATATGAGTCTGATGCTAATGAACTTTTGAAAAGGGTTAGGGCATCAGGATATTCGGATGCATATGTAAAGTACTCGGGAGAACTTAGATAA
- a CDS encoding protein kinase domain-containing protein — MDISNICPNCMREMGKDDTFCSNCGHNRESGEKESTHALKPFTILQGKYLVGNVIGEGGFGITYIGLDLNLEIRIAIKEFYPNGFVTRESAVTSAVTNYASKDNSQFEKWKDSFVREARSLAKFSNLPGIVHVRDFFQENNTAYIVMEYVEGETLKNYLKNRGGRIHVQETLSMMLPVIQSLARVHEAQIVHRDISPDNIMIQDDGAVKLIDFGAARDFSAGDERSMSVLLKPGFAPEEQYRSRGKQGPWTDVYALCATIYRCITGEKPPESMERMRQDDIKKPSSYGIQISSSQEAALMEGLEVFAEKRIKTMGELEAKLYSINTVNTVVNESTSYVPEAGAGTSPAYAASPLPSTDNSKNKKLLYVAIIGALAAAIVILGVILVVNMSGSRTPAETQDMSYMEAEGDSRGVSEQFEGGVPGGEADAVAEDVITEAVDVLTEEKEEAIAQEELDRQKEEEEKEKKAQEEEKKMELAIHRYEIVCQDMSWVEAYYECVSKGGYLVNINSIEEYNYIIDQIKRENRDELLYYIGARRDSNENDGQKALEYHWIKQDNKMGRDILNGDNGNPIYQNMWLSGEPGFGSTDSNGNVYIEQYIDLIRIKGKENNTFNYFLNDIPSDVLEIVPSYSGRIGYICEYDD; from the coding sequence ATGGATATCAGCAATATCTGTCCAAACTGTATGCGCGAAATGGGGAAGGATGACACCTTCTGCAGCAATTGCGGCCATAATCGTGAATCAGGTGAAAAAGAATCCACACACGCTCTAAAGCCTTTTACTATTTTACAGGGAAAATATCTTGTAGGAAATGTAATTGGCGAAGGTGGCTTTGGAATAACTTATATAGGACTTGATCTGAATCTTGAGATACGTATAGCTATCAAAGAATTCTATCCGAACGGATTTGTTACCAGAGAATCTGCTGTTACCAGTGCTGTCACTAATTACGCATCCAAAGACAACTCTCAGTTTGAGAAGTGGAAGGACAGTTTTGTAAGAGAGGCGAGAAGCCTTGCAAAGTTTTCAAATCTTCCTGGCATTGTTCATGTCAGGGATTTTTTCCAGGAGAATAATACTGCATATATTGTAATGGAATATGTTGAGGGTGAGACACTGAAAAACTACCTAAAGAACAGAGGTGGGAGAATTCATGTGCAGGAGACACTCTCTATGATGCTGCCTGTAATCCAGTCACTTGCACGGGTTCACGAGGCTCAGATAGTTCACAGAGATATCAGCCCAGATAATATTATGATTCAGGATGATGGTGCTGTTAAGCTCATTGATTTTGGAGCTGCAAGGGATTTTAGCGCAGGTGATGAGAGGAGTATGTCAGTTCTTCTAAAGCCCGGATTCGCCCCGGAGGAACAGTACAGATCAAGGGGAAAGCAGGGACCTTGGACGGATGTCTATGCGCTATGCGCAACCATCTATCGCTGTATTACCGGTGAAAAACCACCGGAATCAATGGAGAGAATGAGGCAGGATGATATCAAAAAGCCATCTTCTTATGGAATACAGATCAGTTCATCACAAGAAGCTGCCCTTATGGAAGGACTGGAGGTATTTGCTGAAAAACGCATCAAGACCATGGGTGAGCTCGAGGCTAAGTTATACAGCATAAATACAGTAAATACTGTCGTAAATGAATCAACATCATACGTTCCGGAGGCTGGTGCAGGTACTTCTCCTGCTTATGCAGCATCTCCTTTACCATCTACAGATAATAGCAAAAATAAGAAACTGCTATATGTGGCAATTATAGGTGCTTTGGCTGCAGCTATTGTGATTCTTGGAGTAATCCTTGTGGTGAATATGTCAGGGTCGAGGACTCCTGCTGAAACTCAGGATATGTCTTATATGGAAGCTGAAGGAGATTCCAGAGGTGTATCGGAGCAATTTGAAGGGGGCGTCCCAGGTGGCGAAGCGGATGCTGTAGCAGAAGATGTGATTACCGAGGCTGTAGATGTTTTGACAGAAGAAAAAGAAGAAGCCATTGCTCAGGAAGAACTGGATAGGCAGAAAGAGGAAGAGGAAAAGGAAAAGAAAGCACAGGAAGAAGAGAAAAAGATGGAATTGGCAATACACAGATATGAGATAGTCTGTCAGGATATGTCATGGGTTGAGGCATATTATGAATGTGTCAGCAAAGGTGGATATCTGGTAAATATCAATTCCATAGAGGAGTACAATTATATCATCGATCAGATAAAGAGAGAAAACCGCGACGAGCTTCTCTACTATATTGGAGCAAGGCGTGATTCCAATGAGAATGACGGCCAGAAAGCTCTCGAATATCACTGGATAAAACAGGATAACAAGATGGGGAGGGATATTCTGAATGGTGATAATGGGAACCCGATTTATCAGAATATGTGGCTGAGTGGTGAACCAGGCTTTGGATCAACCGATAGCAATGGCAATGTTTATATCGAGCAGTATATAGACTTGATTCGTATCAAGGGTAAGGAAAACAATACTTTCAATTATTTTCTAAATGATATTCCTTCCGATGTACTCGAGATTGTACCATCGTATTCAGGAAGGATTGGATATATTTGTGAATATGATGATTGA